In Buchnera aphidicola (Kaburagia rhusicola ensigallis), the following are encoded in one genomic region:
- the rpmI gene encoding 50S ribosomal protein L35, which translates to MPRIKTLRSAAKRFKKTASGRFKRKQANLRHILTKKSTDRKRNLRSKIVVSQKDNNRVRLFLPYL; encoded by the coding sequence ATGCCTAGAATTAAAACTTTACGTAGTGCAGCTAAGCGTTTTAAAAAAACTGCATCTGGTAGATTTAAGAGAAAACAAGCTAACTTAAGACATATTTTAACAAAAAAATCTACTGATCGTAAAAGAAATTTGCGTTCAAAAATAGTGGTATCTCAAAAAGATAACAATAGGGTGCGTCTATTTTTACCTTATTTATGA
- the rplT gene encoding 50S ribosomal protein L20: protein MARVKRGVISHARHKKVLKKAKGYYGARSRTYRSACQAVIKSGQYSYRDRRQKKRQFRKLWISRINSAARANQMSYSQFMYGLKQSSINIDRKILSDIALFDSDAFNLLVQHSKSSL, encoded by the coding sequence ATGGCTCGCGTAAAACGTGGGGTAATTTCTCATGCTCGTCATAAAAAAGTTTTGAAGAAAGCCAAAGGTTATTATGGTGCACGATCAAGAACCTATAGGTCGGCTTGTCAAGCTGTTATTAAGTCAGGACAATATTCTTATCGCGATCGTCGTCAAAAAAAGCGTCAATTTAGAAAACTATGGATTTCTCGCATCAATTCTGCTGCACGTGCTAACCAGATGTCTTATAGTCAATTTATGTATGGTTTAAAACAATCGTCTATAAACATTGATCGAAAAATATTATCTGACATTGCACTTTTTGACAGCGATGCTTTTAATTTATTAGTACAACATTCAAAAAGTTCATTATAA
- the pheS gene encoding phenylalanine--tRNA ligase subunit alpha yields the protein MFDSVKLMQLVNTEIKNITTVQELNILKVKYLGKKGYVSSKIFQLRHVSKNEKRKFGEMLNKVKTDLKILFRRYQQQLERSSYDKLLQEDIIDISLPGRRNNVGALHPITQVISDVESFFLKLGFEIVRGQEIDDDYHNFDALNISKNHPSRTDHDTFWFDSHRLLRTQTSNMQIRSMKKMQLPITIIVPGKVYRNDCDSTHTPMFHQIEGLVINKNVNFSNLKWIIELFLNYFFENSIKIRFRPSYFPFTFISTEVDILGNNKKWLEILGCGMVHPNVLKNVNIDSEEYSGYAFGLGVERIAMLRYGISDIRTFFENDLKFLKQFK from the coding sequence GTGTTTGATTCTGTGAAATTAATGCAATTAGTAAATACAGAGATAAAAAATATTACAACTGTACAAGAATTAAATATATTAAAAGTCAAGTATTTAGGAAAAAAAGGATATGTTTCTTCTAAAATATTTCAATTACGTCATGTTTCAAAAAATGAAAAAAGAAAATTTGGTGAAATGTTAAACAAAGTTAAAACTGATTTAAAAATTTTGTTTCGTAGATATCAGCAACAGTTAGAAAGATCATCTTACGACAAATTATTACAGGAAGATATTATTGATATATCATTGCCTGGACGTCGTAATAATGTTGGTGCATTACATCCAATAACCCAAGTAATTAGTGATGTAGAAAGTTTTTTTTTAAAATTAGGATTTGAAATTGTTAGAGGGCAAGAAATAGATGATGATTATCATAATTTTGATGCGTTAAATATTTCGAAGAATCATCCGTCTAGAACTGATCATGATACTTTTTGGTTTGATTCTCATCGTTTATTACGAACTCAAACTTCTAATATGCAAATTAGATCTATGAAAAAAATGCAATTACCAATTACAATTATTGTACCAGGAAAGGTATATAGAAATGATTGCGATAGTACTCATACACCTATGTTTCATCAAATTGAAGGGTTAGTAATTAACAAAAATGTGAATTTTTCTAATTTAAAATGGATAATTGAATTATTTTTGAATTATTTTTTTGAAAATAGTATTAAAATTCGATTTAGACCGTCATATTTCCCTTTCACTTTCATATCAACTGAAGTAGATATTTTAGGAAACAATAAAAAATGGTTAGAAATATTAGGTTGTGGTATGGTTCATCCAAATGTATTAAAAAATGTTAATATTGATTCAGAGGAATATTCTGGTTATGCTTTTGGTTTAGGAGTAGAAAGAATTGCTATGTTACGTTATGGAATTTCAGATATTCGCACATTTTTTGAAAATGATTTAAAATTTCTTAAACAATTTAAATAA
- the pheT gene encoding phenylalanine--tRNA ligase subunit beta has product MEFSERWLREWINPDVNVRLLCNQMTELGLEVEKVTKISSMCTNLIVGEIIKCLVHYNTAQLLLVKISIGNNVCIQVVSRYVSFTKGDKVVIATTNSRLFDNTFFKLVELQAIKNDGIICFHEDLGITNIDSSIIMLPFYAVVGSNACEYLSLDDHIIKISSTPNRSDALSILGIARDLAAWNNLPLPHLQKYFNLVKSTEKLEILINIPDICHRFFGRIMTNIDATVNTPFWMLERLKRSSIKSSNVIVNIINYVLIELGQPLYVINLSSISDKIIIRKSYKNENFVSDSNQKILIDSDTLVVSDEEKILVLGGHVNSCISKIDFDSKSLFLGCGLYANPDISKKSFKYGCKNAFTNCYARGVDATIQHEVLEYATYLILKLCCGEASVITSKISSTKIFNQIRIKLYRKKLYKIIGHVISDESIIYNLTKLGFKVIVNDQYLSIFPPSWRLDINIEEDVIGELLRIIGYKKIFSVPISTRSHVICDDQAYTLLNRAKLFLVDQGYHEIITYGFVDPKLQQLLFPDIVPLHLSNPISRDMSSMRVSLWPGLLSSIIYNQNRQENRLRFFESGLCFLQNSKKNLGVEQILYFSGILSGYRDEFHWDVLEKKSDFYDLKGNVESVLDVLGKLHLVTFKKFYIPGLHPSQSVAIYLKNKIIGFMGSISPNLEKKLDLKYRTVVFELMWNKISSLNYTKITTISEYPRSIRDISIIVDEVVPVRDIILACKKSSFEAIVEINLFDIFRGSQIGIGKKSLALRLTFENKNKTFTEQEVSKILQKCIETLKLKFNAQLR; this is encoded by the coding sequence ATGGAATTTAGTGAAAGATGGTTACGAGAATGGATAAATCCAGATGTAAATGTTCGATTGTTATGCAATCAAATGACGGAACTAGGATTAGAAGTAGAAAAAGTGACTAAAATTTCAAGTATGTGCACTAATTTGATTGTTGGTGAGATAATTAAATGTTTGGTACATTACAATACTGCTCAATTGCTATTAGTAAAAATTAGTATTGGGAATAATGTATGTATTCAAGTGGTATCCAGGTATGTTAGTTTTACAAAAGGTGATAAAGTAGTTATAGCTACTACAAATTCTAGATTATTTGACAATACGTTTTTCAAGTTAGTTGAATTACAAGCAATAAAAAATGATGGAATCATTTGTTTTCATGAAGATTTAGGTATAACAAATATCGATAGTAGTATCATTATGTTACCATTTTATGCTGTAGTGGGTTCGAATGCATGTGAATATTTGTCTTTAGATGATCATATTATTAAAATTAGCAGTACTCCTAATCGTTCAGATGCATTAAGTATATTAGGTATAGCACGAGATCTTGCAGCATGGAATAATTTGCCTCTTCCGCATTTACAAAAATATTTTAATTTAGTCAAGAGCACAGAAAAGTTAGAAATATTAATTAATATTCCAGACATTTGTCATCGTTTTTTTGGAAGGATTATGACTAATATTGATGCTACAGTTAATACTCCATTTTGGATGTTAGAAAGACTTAAACGTTCTTCCATAAAATCTTCTAATGTTATTGTGAATATTATAAACTATGTATTAATAGAATTAGGGCAGCCGTTGTATGTTATTAATTTAAGTAGTATTTCTGATAAAATTATTATAAGAAAATCTTATAAGAATGAAAATTTTGTTAGCGATAGTAATCAAAAAATATTGATAGATAGCGATACGTTAGTAGTATCAGATGAAGAAAAAATATTAGTTTTAGGTGGGCATGTGAATTCTTGTATTTCAAAAATAGACTTTGATTCTAAAAGTTTATTTTTAGGATGCGGATTGTATGCTAATCCAGATATTTCGAAAAAATCTTTTAAATATGGATGTAAAAATGCTTTTACAAACTGTTACGCAAGAGGAGTTGATGCAACTATACAACATGAAGTATTGGAATATGCTACTTATTTAATTTTAAAATTGTGTTGTGGAGAAGCTAGCGTTATTACATCCAAAATTAGCAGTACAAAGATATTTAACCAAATAAGAATTAAGTTGTATCGAAAAAAATTATATAAAATTATTGGACATGTTATTAGTGATGAATCAATTATCTATAATTTAACAAAATTAGGTTTTAAAGTAATTGTTAATGATCAATATTTATCAATATTCCCTCCTAGTTGGAGATTAGATATTAATATAGAAGAAGATGTCATTGGTGAATTATTACGTATTATTGGATATAAAAAAATTTTTTCAGTTCCTATATCTACGCGTTCGCACGTTATATGCGATGATCAAGCGTACACTTTGTTAAATAGAGCTAAACTATTTTTAGTAGATCAAGGATATCATGAAATAATTACATATGGATTTGTTGATCCCAAGTTACAACAATTATTATTTCCTGATATAGTTCCTTTGCATTTGTCTAATCCTATTTCGAGAGATATGTCATCTATGCGAGTTTCTTTATGGCCTGGATTATTATCAAGTATTATTTATAATCAAAATCGTCAAGAAAATAGATTGCGCTTTTTTGAAAGTGGATTATGTTTTTTACAGAATTCTAAAAAAAATTTAGGAGTTGAACAAATTTTGTATTTTTCCGGAATATTAAGTGGATATAGAGATGAATTTCATTGGGACGTATTAGAAAAAAAAAGTGATTTTTATGATTTAAAAGGTAATGTAGAATCTGTATTAGATGTATTAGGAAAATTACATCTAGTAACGTTTAAAAAATTTTATATTCCAGGATTACATCCTAGTCAAAGTGTTGCTATTTATCTTAAAAATAAAATAATTGGTTTTATGGGCAGTATTAGTCCAAATTTAGAAAAAAAATTAGATTTAAAATATAGAACGGTTGTATTTGAACTTATGTGGAACAAAATTTCTTCTTTAAATTACACGAAAATAACAACTATTTCTGAATATCCAAGAAGTATTAGAGATATTTCTATAATTGTAGATGAAGTGGTCCCGGTTAGAGATATTATTTTAGCGTGTAAAAAATCTTCTTTCGAAGCAATTGTTGAAATCAATTTATTTGATATTTTTCGTGGAAGTCAAATAGGAATAGGAAAAAAAAGTTTGGCATTACGTTTGACATTTGAAAATAAGAATAAAACTTTTACAGAACAAGAAGTTTCAAAAATTTTGCAAAAATGTATTGAAACATTAAAACTGAAATTTAATGCGCAATTAAGATAA
- the yajC gene encoding preprotein translocase subunit YajC, producing MNLLISEAFASSSAVHQNNPYSFICMLLFFVAIFYFIIFRPQKNKIKAHRALIDSLSKDDEVLTTSGFIGKIKNITKQGYILLVLNDNVEVLIKSDYISLVLPKNTIKKLDY from the coding sequence GTGAATTTATTAATTTCTGAAGCGTTTGCTTCAAGTAGCGCTGTACATCAAAATAATCCATATTCTTTTATATGTATGTTATTGTTTTTTGTAGCGATTTTTTATTTTATAATTTTTCGTCCTCAAAAAAATAAAATTAAAGCACATAGAGCGCTTATTGATTCTCTTTCCAAAGATGATGAAGTTCTTACTACTAGCGGTTTTATAGGAAAAATAAAAAATATTACTAAACAAGGATATATTTTGTTAGTATTAAACGATAATGTTGAGGTATTAATAAAAAGCGATTATATATCATTGGTATTACCAAAAAATACTATCAAAAAGCTTGATTATTGA